Proteins co-encoded in one Marmota flaviventris isolate mMarFla1 chromosome 9, mMarFla1.hap1, whole genome shotgun sequence genomic window:
- the LOC114098425 gene encoding olfactory receptor 52H1: protein MIIFNLSSYNPGPFILVGIPGLEQFHVWIGIPFCMIYIVAVMGNCILLYLITVERSLHEPMFFFLSMLAMTDLILSTAAVPKTLSIFWLGAREITFPGCLTQMFFHHYSFVLDSAILMAMAFDRYVAICSPLRYTTILTPKTIIKIVVGISFRSFCIILPVVFLLTRLPFCRTRVIPHTYCEHIGVARLACADISINIWYGFCVPIMTVISDVILIAVSYSLILCAVFRLPSQDARQKALGTCGSHVCVILMFYTPAFFSILAHRFGHNVSLTFHIMFANLYIVIPPALNPIVYGVKTKQIRDKVVHLFSTKSTE, encoded by the coding sequence ATGATCATTTTCAACTTGAGCAGTTATAACCCAGGACCCTTCATTTTGGTGGGGATCCCAGGCCTGGAGCAATTCCATGTGTGGATTGGGATTCCCTTCTGTATGATCTATATTGTAGCTGTAATGGGAAACTGCATCCTTCTCTATCTCATCACTGTGGAACGCAGCCTTCATGAACCaatgttcttctttctctccatgCTGGCCATGACTGATCTTATCCTGTCCACAGCAGCTGTGCCCAAAACACTCAGCATCTTTTGGCTGGGAGCTCGAGAAATCACATTTCCAGGGTGCCTGACACAGATGTTCTTCCACCACTATAGCTTTGTCCTGGATTCAGCTATCCTGATGGCCATGGCATTTGATCGTTATGTGGCCATCTGTTCCCCTTTGAGATACACCACTATCTTGACTCCCAAGACCATCATCAAGATTGTTGTGGGCATCTCCTTTCGGAGCTTCTGCATCATCCTGCCAGTTGTATTCTTGCTGACACGCCTACCTTTCTGCAGGACACGCGTCATACCCCACACATACTGTGAGCACATAGGTGTTGCCCGGCTTGCCTGTGCTGATATCTCCATCAACATCTGGTATGGCTTTTGTGTTCCCATCATGACCGTCATCTCAGATGTGATCCTAATTGCTGTCTCCTACTCCCTGATCCTCTGTGCTGTTTTTCGCCTCCCCTCCCAAGATGCACGCCAGAAGGCCCTTGGCACCTGTGGGTCCCATGTCTGTGTCATCCTCATGTTCTATACACCAGCCTTTTTCTCCATCCTTGCCCATCGTTTTGGACACAATGTTTCTCTCACATTTCACATCATGTTTGCCAACCTCTACATTGTTATCCCACCTGCACTCAACCCCATTGTCTATGGAGTGAAGACCAAGCAGATCAGAGATAAGGTCGTACATTTGTTTTCCACTAAAAGCACAGAATAA